A part of Cyanobacteria bacterium FACHB-DQ100 genomic DNA contains:
- a CDS encoding high light inducible protein: MQTNKATKLPPVATEYNGIDRNAFLFGFNPQAELWNGRLAMIGFAAYLLWDLAGVSVLRSLLHLIK, from the coding sequence ATGCAAACTAACAAAGCCACCAAATTACCTCCCGTCGCTACAGAATACAATGGTATCGATCGCAATGCTTTTCTGTTCGGCTTTAATCCCCAAGCAGAATTATGGAACGGACGTTTAGCAATGATCGGATTTGCAGCCTATCTATTGTGGGATTTGGCAGGCGTGAGCGTTCTGCGAAGTCTTCTGCACTTGATCAAGTAA
- a CDS encoding DUF1830 domain-containing protein — MVNISNWYLKQVILTGDKPLFEVCPGAELEIYIF; from the coding sequence ATCGTCAACATTTCAAACTGGTACCTTAAGCAAGTTATTTTGACTGGCGACAAGCCTTTGTTTGAAGTATGTCCGGGAGCTGAACTCGAAATCTATATTTTCTGA